A stretch of Phoenix dactylifera cultivar Barhee BC4 chromosome 16, palm_55x_up_171113_PBpolish2nd_filt_p, whole genome shotgun sequence DNA encodes these proteins:
- the LOC120104132 gene encoding uncharacterized protein LOC120104132: protein MNAHLERLERRIGEKEREREHKRSNDEEPWSHASRRGHGRDERRSDAESLRANRMEELDHRRPRRRGGRIEARGIEIERWIEEEGPSHSEEGSEPEGDPFHDQRPIGRRNFMEGRRRNEDYDEDYARGPRHQDRGLRKPKIDFPKFGGGDPYEWMDKAEQYFDVYEVPRRDRVTLASFHLEGRASRWWRWIRDLYEKDGKRLGWTAFVKEFMSQWGPSPVVNHHGQLAKLKQEGRVQAYIDEFRLLQTMVSGWSEEALLGTFLDGLKPWLAKELKLKQPARLQEAMRMAEILDQSYGMEKKMSKESFNNKASTSLPPKGPWKGKEEVKKYKERPQHVKKLSRDELQDYIKKGLCFKCGDKWSRGHQCKTGQAFLLDVGSEEEEATSEASEEEDEEEQDHGADFSPGEEEAELSLHAMSGVQRPSTMRLMAWVGKHEVSLLVDSGSSHNFINSGIVKKVGLKGATVEPFEVKVASGEKLKCQEVVRDVRMNIQGVRVKADLHVLQLVGLDVVLGNAWLKGLGKVLTDYSTMTMEFKLGGQKKKWTAMSNKEVRSCEANMIEKLCKGGASCYAIVVTGQHQEEDKKEDELEGIPPKIRSLLEAHHDVMKVPTSLPPPRSFDHPIRLKNEATPVNVPPYRYAHFQKEEIERQVEEMLKQGLIRHSTSPFSSPVLLVKKKDGTWRFCTDYRALNEATIKDRFPIPTVDEMLDELHGATVFTKLDLRAGYHQIRMKEEDIHKTAFRTHSGHYEYLVMPFGLCNAPSTFQATMNEVFRPYLRKFMLVFFDDILVYSHSMEEHVKHLEVVLSILEKHHFYIKPSKCAFAQKELEYLGHIISGEGVKVDQRKIEAMVDWPLPKNISALRGFLGLTGYYRRFVKNYGLIARPLTSMLKKGEFEWTPESREAFDNLKRAMTQTPVLALPDFSIPFEVYTDASGDGIGAVLVQQKRPLAFLSKALGPMKKAWGTYARELLALVHAVKVWRPYLLGKKFTIITDQQALRHLLEQKIVTPDQQKFLVKLLGFEYDIVYQPGKENKVADALSRKEGSPMLWAAEGEEPTSMALSGIEWRIWDQIREANKLDARALEIKEKIEASTEGVANYKLKEGLIIYKGYVYVPNVPNLRRNILDHFHNSKEGGHSGWFRTYIRVKHFFYWEGLKAEVKALVAGCEICQKIKYDPRAPMGLLQPLPIPSMIWEDISMDFVEGLPTSKGYEVIIVVVDRLSKYAHFIPIKHPYTAKSVATSFVESGAY from the exons ATGAATGCTCACTTGGAGAGGTTAGAGAGGAGgattggagaaaaagaaagagaaagagagcatAAAAGATCAAATGATGAGGAGCCATGGTCGCACGCCTCACGGCGGGGTCATGGAAGGGATGAGAGGAGAAGTGATGCGGAAAGCCTACGAGCTAACCGAATGGAGGAGCTAGATCACCGGAGGCctcggaggagaggaggaagaattgAAGCCCGGGGGATAGAGATTGAGAGGTGGATAGAAGAAGAGGGACCTAGCCATAGTGAAGAGGGGAGTGAACCCGAGGGAGATCCATTCCATGACCAAAGGCCTAtaggccggaggaacttcatggaaggaagaaggaggaatgaagaCTATGATGAAGATTATGCTAGGGGCCCAAGACACCAAGATAGAGGGCTAAGAAAACCGAAGATTGACTTTCCCAAGTTCGGCGGTGGTGATCCTTATGAATGGATGGACAAAGCCGAGCAATATTTTGATGTCTATGAAGTACCAAGGAGGGATCGGGTCACATTAGCTAGTTTCCATCTTGAGGGAAGAGCTAGCCGGTGGTGGAGGTGGATCCGTGACCTATATGAGAAAGATGGCAAGAGGCTTGGGTGGACGGCCTTCGTGAAGGAGTTCATGTCACAATGGGGGCCTTCTCCCGTTGTGAATCATCATGGCCAACTCGCCAAGCTAAAGCAAGAAGGAAGAGTGCAAGCATATATTGATGAGTTCCGGCTTCTACAAACCATGGTGAGTGGATGGTCGGAAGAAGCATTGTTGGGCACTTTTCTTGATGGCTTGAAGCCTTGGCTTGCCAAGGAGTTAAAGTTGAAGCAACCGGCAAGATTACAAGAAGCTATGAGGATGGCCGAGATCTTGGACCAAAGCTATGGCATGGAGAAGAAAATGTCCAAGGAAAGCTTCAACAACAAGGCCTCTACATCACTACCACCGAAGGGGCCTTGGAAGGGGAAAGAAGAAGTGAAGAAGTACAAGGAGCGGCCTCAACATGTCAAGAAGCTTTCTAGAGATGAGCTCCAAGACTACATCAAGAAGGGACTATGCTTCAAATGTGGTGACAAGTGGAGCCGGGGCCATCAATGCAAAACCGGTCAAGCTTTCCTTTTAGATGTGGgctccgaggaggaggaggctaccTCGGAGGCttcggaggaagaagatgaggaggagCAAGACCATGGGGCTGATTTTAGCCCGGGAGAAGAAGAGGCCGAGCTATCCTTGCATGCCATGTCCGGAGTACAAAGACCGTCCACCATGCGTTTGATGGCATGGGTGGGCAAACATGAGGTATCTCTCTTGGTAGATAGCGGTTCATCCCATAATTTTATCAACTCCGGAATAGTGAAGAAGGTTGGATTGAAAGGGGCGACCGTGGAGCCCTTTGAAGTAAAGGTCGCTAGTGGGGAGAAGCTCAAATGTCAAGAGGTGGTAAGGGATGTTCGCATGAATATCCAAGGAGTAAGGGTCAAGGCCGACCTACATGTTCTTCAACTAGTCGGCTTGGACGTGGTGTTGGGCAATGCTTGGCTCAAAGGCTTGGGGAAGGTGCTAACCGACTATAGCACCATGACTATGGAGTTCAAGCTTGGAGGCCAAAAGAAGAAGTGGACCGCCATGAGCAACAAAGAGGTGCGGTCTTGTGAAGCCAACATGATAGAGAAGCTATGCAAAGGAGGAGCTTCTTGCTATGCCATTGTGGTGACCGGCCAACACCAAGAAGAAGACAAGAAAGAAGATGAGTTGGAGGGCATCCCTCCAAAGATCCGAAGCTTATTGGAGGCTCACCATGATGTTATGAAGGTACCCACATCTCTCCCACCTCCAAGAAGCTTTGATCACCCTATAAGATTGAAGAATGAAGCTACACCGGTGAACGTTCCACCCTACCGGTATGCTCATTTTCAAAAAGAGGAGATAGAGAGACAAGTGGAGGAGATGTTGAAGCAAGGGTTGATCCGCCATAGCACAAGTCCCTTCTCATCTCCGGTTCtacttgtgaagaagaaagatggCACATGGAGATTTTGCACCGACTACCGGGCCTTGAATGAAGCAACTATCAAGGATCGATTCCCCATTCCCACGGTGGATGAGATGCTTGATGAACTACATGGTGCAACGGTCTTCACCAAACTTGATTTAAGGGCGGGGTACCACCAAATTCGAATGAAGGAGGAAGACATTCACAAGACGGCATTCCGGACACATTCGGGCCACTACGAATATCTTGTCATGCCATTTGGCCTTTGCAATGCTCCTTCCACATTTCAAGCTACAATGAATGAGGTATTCCGGCCTTACTTGAGGAAGTTCATGCTAGTATTTTTTGATGATATCTTGGTCTACTCCCACTCTATGGAAGAGCATGTCAAACATTTGGAGGTTGTGTTATCCATCTTGGAGAAGCACCACTTCTACATCaagccttccaaatgtgcctttGCCCAAAAAGAGTTAGAATATTTAGGGCACATCATATCGGGAGAAGGTGTGAAGGTGGACCAAAGGAAGATTGAGGCTATGGTGGATTGGCCTCTACCCAAGAACATCTCGGCTCTTAGAGGGTTCTTGGGATTGACCGGGTACTATCGGAGGTTTGTGAAGAACTATGGGTTGATTGCTAGACCTCTAACTTCCATGTTGAAGAAGGGAGAATTTGAATGGACTCCGGAGTCGAGAGAAGCATTTGACAACTTGAAGAGGGCCATGACTCAAACACCGGTCCTAGCACTTCCGGACTTCTCTATTCCATTTGAAGTCTACACCGATGCAAGTGGAGATGGCATCGGAGCGGTCCTTGTGCAACAAAAGAGGCCCCTAGCCTTCCTCTCCAAAGCCTTGGGCCCCATGAAGAAGGCGTGGGGAACATATGCAAGGGAGCTACTAGCATTGGTGCATGCCGTCAAGGTATGGAGGCCCTATTTGCTTGGGAAGAAGTTCACTATTATCACCGATCAACAAGCATTAAGGCATCTTTTGGAGCAAAAAATTGTGACCCCGGATCAACAAAAATTCTTAGTCAAACTACTTGGCTTTGAATATGACATTGTATACCAACCGGGGAAGGAGAACAAGGTGGCGGATGCACTatcaaggaaagaaggaagcccAATGCTTTGGGCGGCCGAAGGAGAAGAGCCTACTTCCATGGCTCTTAGTGGGATCGAATGGAGGATTTGGGACCAAATCCGGGAGGCAAACAAGCTTGATGCTCGAGCCTTGGAGATCAAAGAAAAGATTGAAGCTTCAACCGAGGGGGTGGCCAACTACAAGCTCAAGGAAGGACTCATCATCTACAAAGGGTATGTCTATGTACCTAATGTCCCTAATTTGAGAAGAAACATCCTTGATCATTTTCACAATAGTAAGGAGGGTGGACACTCGGGTTGGTTTCGCACTTATATCCGAGTTAAGCACTTCTTCTATTGGGAGGGACTTAAAGCCGAAGTCAAGGCATTGGTGGCCGGATGTGAAATTTGCCAAAAGATCAAGTATGATCCAAGGGCACCAATGGGTCTTCTTCAACCACTCCCTATTCCAAGTATGATTTGGGAAGACATCTCTATGGATTTTGTTGAAGGATTGCCTACTAGCAAAGGGTATGAAGTCATCATAGTGGTAGTGGACCGACTAAGCAAATATGCTCATTTCATCCCCATCAAACACCCCTACACGGCCAAGTCGGTGGCTACATCATTTGTGGAGTCG GGAGCATATTGA
- the LOC103709137 gene encoding glucan endo-1,3-beta-glucosidase 4-like isoform X1: MRVVEFYFYLLISPLPLLGLTDAGQEAIQPVNLREPNQFSLHLSPHTTSPLPIAVSVTEAELSVVSSSVLAAESWLKTHVLAPLSSTRITTIELGKGVLCDRNHEHQWSLVLPSVKNLYYCLVRRGLLEKIKLSAAFSSNCFHHLHFSLSGGDLKQGILNPLLGFLQDNTMVYSIDSSSEFSHPPDNYERVYSVHRVASEELGFSKLPPPFMLPSPRTPLSPIPFAPVPDSHFSFVPSAAPSEIPTNPPDAPRVPSPLPNASPSRAPAGSPLMSVFPPPSPAAPVTPHSPAAPSAQVPIIPAFPPVVFPPLAPCSVPAPEPAPGPGEEQKGGLWCVAKPAVPAEKLQEAMDYACGEGGADCEEIRPNGSCYYPDTVVAHASYALNSCWQKTKHAGGTCSFDGTAILITSDPSFQQCRFIFT; this comes from the exons atgaGGGTGGTGGAGTTTTACTTCTACCTTCTCATTTCCCCGCTACCTCTCCTTGGTCTTACTG ATGCAGGTCAAGAAGCTATTCAGCCGGTGAACCTCCGGGAACCAAACCAGTTTAGCCTTCACCTTTCCCCTCACACCACTAGCCCACTTCCCATTGCAGTCTCTGTCACTGAAGCAGAGCTTTCCGTAGTCTCTTCCAGTGTCTTAGCGGCAGAGAGCTGGCTAAAAACTCATGTCCTTGCTCCCCTCTCCTCCACTAGGATCACCACCATTGAGTTAGGAAAAGGGGTCCTGTGTGACAGAAACCATGAACACCAATGGAGCTTGGTTCTGCCCTCTGTTAAAAATTTGTACTACTGTCTAGTGAGAAGAGGTCTATTAGAAAAGATCAAACTTTCTGCTGCCTTTTCCTCTAATTGCTTCCACCATCTTCACTTCTCTTTATCTGGAGGTGATTTGAAACAGGGCATACTAAATCCTTTGCTGGGCTTCCTCCAAGATAACACCATGGTTTACTCCATCGATTCGTCTTCTGAATTCTCGCATCCCCCCGATAACTACGAACGGGTTTACTCCGTTCATCGAGTTGCCTCGGAAGAGCTGGGCTTTTCCAAGCTGCCACCTCCATTTATGCTTCCAAGTCCTAGAACTCCTCTCTCGCCCATCCCATTTGCGCCGGTGCCTGACTCCCACTTCTCTTTCGTGCCCAGTGCTGCCCCATCGGAAATCCCCACGAACCCACCTGATGCGCCACGAGTTCCATCGCCATTGCCGAATGCCTCTCCATCGAGAGCTCCTGCAGGCAGTCCTCTCATGTCTGTGTTCCCACCACCATCGCCCGCTGCCCCTGTGACACCGCATTCACCAGCTGCCCCTTCAGCTCAAGTCCCGATAATCCCAGCTTTTCCGCCTGTAGTATTCCCACCGTTGGCGCCTTGCTCTGTGCCGGCACCGGAGCCTGCGCCAGGGCCAGGGGAAGAGCAGAAGGGGGGCTTGTGGTGTGTGGCGAAGCCGGCAGTTCCGGCGGAAAAGTTGCAAGAGGCAATGGACTATGCCTGTGGGGAAGGTGGGGCTGACTGCGAGGAGATTAGGCCTAATGGTAGCTGTTATTATCCTGATACTGTGGTAGCCCATGCTTCCTATGCTTTGAATAGCTGCTGGCAGAAGACGAAGCATGCCGGAGGCACCTGCAGCTTTGATGGGACTGCAATACTTATTACATCAGACCCAA GCTTTCAGCAATGCCGGTTCATATTCACTTGA
- the LOC103709137 gene encoding glucan endo-1,3-beta-glucosidase 4-like isoform X2: protein MRVVEFYFYLLISPLPLLGLTGQEAIQPVNLREPNQFSLHLSPHTTSPLPIAVSVTEAELSVVSSSVLAAESWLKTHVLAPLSSTRITTIELGKGVLCDRNHEHQWSLVLPSVKNLYYCLVRRGLLEKIKLSAAFSSNCFHHLHFSLSGGDLKQGILNPLLGFLQDNTMVYSIDSSSEFSHPPDNYERVYSVHRVASEELGFSKLPPPFMLPSPRTPLSPIPFAPVPDSHFSFVPSAAPSEIPTNPPDAPRVPSPLPNASPSRAPAGSPLMSVFPPPSPAAPVTPHSPAAPSAQVPIIPAFPPVVFPPLAPCSVPAPEPAPGPGEEQKGGLWCVAKPAVPAEKLQEAMDYACGEGGADCEEIRPNGSCYYPDTVVAHASYALNSCWQKTKHAGGTCSFDGTAILITSDPSFQQCRFIFT from the exons atgaGGGTGGTGGAGTTTTACTTCTACCTTCTCATTTCCCCGCTACCTCTCCTTGGTCTTACTG GTCAAGAAGCTATTCAGCCGGTGAACCTCCGGGAACCAAACCAGTTTAGCCTTCACCTTTCCCCTCACACCACTAGCCCACTTCCCATTGCAGTCTCTGTCACTGAAGCAGAGCTTTCCGTAGTCTCTTCCAGTGTCTTAGCGGCAGAGAGCTGGCTAAAAACTCATGTCCTTGCTCCCCTCTCCTCCACTAGGATCACCACCATTGAGTTAGGAAAAGGGGTCCTGTGTGACAGAAACCATGAACACCAATGGAGCTTGGTTCTGCCCTCTGTTAAAAATTTGTACTACTGTCTAGTGAGAAGAGGTCTATTAGAAAAGATCAAACTTTCTGCTGCCTTTTCCTCTAATTGCTTCCACCATCTTCACTTCTCTTTATCTGGAGGTGATTTGAAACAGGGCATACTAAATCCTTTGCTGGGCTTCCTCCAAGATAACACCATGGTTTACTCCATCGATTCGTCTTCTGAATTCTCGCATCCCCCCGATAACTACGAACGGGTTTACTCCGTTCATCGAGTTGCCTCGGAAGAGCTGGGCTTTTCCAAGCTGCCACCTCCATTTATGCTTCCAAGTCCTAGAACTCCTCTCTCGCCCATCCCATTTGCGCCGGTGCCTGACTCCCACTTCTCTTTCGTGCCCAGTGCTGCCCCATCGGAAATCCCCACGAACCCACCTGATGCGCCACGAGTTCCATCGCCATTGCCGAATGCCTCTCCATCGAGAGCTCCTGCAGGCAGTCCTCTCATGTCTGTGTTCCCACCACCATCGCCCGCTGCCCCTGTGACACCGCATTCACCAGCTGCCCCTTCAGCTCAAGTCCCGATAATCCCAGCTTTTCCGCCTGTAGTATTCCCACCGTTGGCGCCTTGCTCTGTGCCGGCACCGGAGCCTGCGCCAGGGCCAGGGGAAGAGCAGAAGGGGGGCTTGTGGTGTGTGGCGAAGCCGGCAGTTCCGGCGGAAAAGTTGCAAGAGGCAATGGACTATGCCTGTGGGGAAGGTGGGGCTGACTGCGAGGAGATTAGGCCTAATGGTAGCTGTTATTATCCTGATACTGTGGTAGCCCATGCTTCCTATGCTTTGAATAGCTGCTGGCAGAAGACGAAGCATGCCGGAGGCACCTGCAGCTTTGATGGGACTGCAATACTTATTACATCAGACCCAA GCTTTCAGCAATGCCGGTTCATATTCACTTGA